From Corvus cornix cornix isolate S_Up_H32 chromosome 5, ASM73873v5, whole genome shotgun sequence, the proteins below share one genomic window:
- the LOC104696115 gene encoding astacin-like metalloendopeptidase — translation MDLKRFLVFAAFLLHATLGFPIQENYENSTATTEPTEVTTQEDIYESPLPTETDEEDEDIFDKILKVNKDSSQFLQEGDIVPRRSRSAINCRHCNWPQSSDGIVRIPYVLDPTYEESHVKGIHDAMAEFEALTCINFVKRKAERDYLSIRSADGCWSNYGRVGGGQTVSVMKGGCMWKGVIQHELEHALGFLHEHSRSDRDKHVKIMWEYISPADRPDFKKFENSNNLGLPYDYSSVMHYGPYTFTNTTGKATIVPIPDGSVHIGQRQGMSNLDVAKINKLYNCSRCSTILDGPSGSLTSANHPKNYSDNTNCVWLLRTRSRKVSLHFQAFQLQKTRGCQGDYVKVYDGSSKSSPVLMDKTCGSKIPNDIVASSNLMLVEFITDGAHTASGFQATFTAVRSQRRSSIHN, via the exons ATGGATCTCAAGAGGTTCCTGGTCTTCGCTGCATTTCTGCTTCACGCTACTCTGGGCTTCCCTATCCAG GAGAACTatgaaaacagcacagcaa caacaGAACCTACTGAG GTTACTACACAAGAGGATATATATG AATCTCCTTTGCCTACAGAGACTGATGAGGAGGACGAAGATATTTTTGACAAAATTCTGAAAGTTAACAAAG aCAGCTCTCAGTTCCTGCAGGAAGGTGACATAGTTCCCCGAAGGAGTCGCAGTGCCATCAACTGTCGCCATTGCAACTGGCCCCAGTCCAGTGATGGGATTGTTCGTATTCCCTATGTGTTGGATCCTACTTATG AGGAGAGTCATGTAAAAGGGATTCATGATGCCATGGCAGAGTTTGAAGCACTTACTTGTATTAATTTTGTGAAGCGCAAGGCAGAACGTGACTACCTCAGTATTAGATCTGCTGATGG ctgctggtCCAATTATGGGAGAGTAGGAGGTGGACAGACTGTCTCTGTGATGAAAGGAGGCTGCATGTGGAAAGGAGTAATTCAGCATGAACTCGAGCATGCTCTGGGCTTTTTGCATGAACACTCTCGAAGTGACAGAGATAAACATGTAAAGATCATGTGGGAGTACATCAGTCCTG CTGACAGACCAGACTTCAAGAAATTCGAAAACTCCAATAACCTGGGTCTTCCCTATGACTACTCCTCAGTAATGCACTATGGCCC ATACACATTCACCAATACCACTGGGAAAGCAACTATTGTACCCATTCCTGATGGATCAGTACATATTGGACAGAGACAGGGGATGAGCAACTTGGATGTGGCCAAAATCAACAAACTTTACAACTGCA gtcGCTGTAGCACTATTCTTGATGGACCTTCTGGGTCACTGACATCTGCCAACCACCCAAAGAATTATTCAGATAATACCAACTGTGTCTGGCTCCTCCGAACCCGATCCAGAAAG gtTTCCCTACACTTTCAAgcctttcagctgcagaaaactAGAGGCTGTCAGGGTGACTATGTTAAAGTTTATGATGGATCCAGCAAGTCTTCTCCAGTTCTAATGGACAAGACCTGTGGATCAAAGATACCCAATGACATAGTTGCTTCTAGTAATCTTATGCTCGTAGAGTTCATCACAGATGGTGCCCATACAGCTTCTGGTTTCCAAGCCACCTTTACTGCTG TGAGGAGCCAAAGAAGATCAAGCATCCACAACTGA